Proteins co-encoded in one Cytobacillus sp. NJ13 genomic window:
- a CDS encoding UvrB/UvrC motif-containing protein, translating into MICQECNQRPATLHFTKVVNGEKAEFHLCEKCAQEKGEMFMLGSGSGFSINNLLAGLLNIQPAFQESGQDPFQQEKVLQCEQCSLTFQQFIKVGRFGCANCYETFKDQLNPVLRRLHSGNSSHSGKIPARIGGTIHLRRNIDDLKNNLKEMIVKEEFERAAELRDEIRELEKQLNADQKGGE; encoded by the coding sequence ATGATTTGTCAGGAATGTAATCAAAGGCCGGCCACGCTGCACTTTACAAAAGTTGTAAATGGCGAGAAAGCAGAGTTTCATCTTTGCGAGAAATGTGCACAGGAAAAAGGTGAAATGTTTATGCTGGGCAGCGGGTCTGGTTTTTCAATCAATAACTTGCTTGCTGGCCTTCTGAATATTCAGCCTGCCTTTCAGGAATCTGGCCAGGATCCTTTTCAGCAGGAGAAAGTCCTGCAGTGTGAGCAATGTTCCTTAACCTTTCAGCAGTTTATTAAAGTAGGCCGCTTTGGATGCGCCAACTGCTATGAGACTTTTAAAGATCAATTGAACCCTGTTCTCAGAAGGCTTCACAGCGGGAATTCCTCACACAGCGGAAAAATTCCTGCACGGATCGGGGGAACCATTCACTTGCGAAGGAATATTGATGATTTAAAAAATAATTTAAAAGAAATGATTGTCAAAGAAGAGTTTGAAAGAGCGGCAGAATTGAGGGACGAAATTAGGGAACTGGAAAAGCAGCTCAATGCCGATCAAAAGGGAGGGGAGTAA
- a CDS encoding CtsR family transcriptional regulator codes for MRNISDIIEHYLKQVLEKSEREIVEIKRSEIADKFQCVPSQINYVINTRFTIEKGYAVESKRGGGGFIRIMKVQSYDHADLIDQLISLVHSRIAQSSAENVIYRLVEEEIITRREAKIMLSVIDRSVLYIDLPFRDELRARMLKAMLTTLKYK; via the coding sequence GTGAGGAATATATCCGACATAATTGAACATTATCTAAAACAGGTTTTAGAGAAGAGCGAAAGGGAAATCGTGGAAATTAAAAGAAGTGAGATTGCTGATAAGTTCCAGTGTGTTCCTTCTCAGATCAATTATGTGATCAACACCCGTTTCACGATTGAGAAAGGCTATGCAGTAGAAAGTAAGCGGGGAGGCGGGGGCTTCATTCGGATTATGAAAGTCCAGTCCTATGACCATGCTGATTTAATTGACCAGTTAATTTCATTGGTGCATAGCAGGATTGCCCAGAGCAGTGCAGAGAATGTCATTTACCGTCTGGTAGAAGAAGAGATTATAACACGCAGGGAAGCTAAAATAATGCTTAGTGTTATAGACCGTTCTGTCCTGTATATTGATCTTCCATTCAGGGATGAGCTGAGGGCAAGAATGCTTAAGGCAATGTTAACCACATTGAAATATAAATAA
- a CDS encoding protein arginine kinase encodes MSLERFMNQAISSWMSAEGPDSDIVLSSRIRLARNIKQYKFPTVFSNEEAEAVIEKIKARVEHSSFSKLGEIELLLMDRLQPLQKRVLMEKHLISPHLAENSTHGACLLSENEEVSIMINEEDHIRIQCLFPGFQLSEALSMANEIDDWLEEEADYAFDENIGFLTSCPTNVGTGLRASVMMHLPGLVLTQQMNRIIPAISQLGLVVRGIYGEGSEALGNIFQVSNQITLGKSEEDIAEDLKSVVSQLISQERSAREALAKTSNIQLEDRVFRSFGILSNSRIIESKEAAQCLSDVRLGIDMQYIKNISKNILNELMILTQPGFLQQYAGGPLRPHERDIRRASLIRERLKMEDQELGG; translated from the coding sequence TTGTCGCTGGAACGTTTCATGAATCAAGCTATTAGCTCCTGGATGAGTGCGGAAGGCCCTGATTCCGATATTGTATTAAGTTCACGAATCAGGCTCGCCCGCAATATAAAGCAATATAAATTCCCTACTGTATTTTCAAATGAAGAAGCAGAAGCGGTCATTGAAAAAATAAAGGCGAGGGTGGAGCATTCTTCTTTTTCAAAACTTGGGGAAATAGAGCTTTTATTAATGGATCGCCTTCAGCCTCTTCAAAAAAGAGTGCTGATGGAAAAGCATCTGATCAGTCCCCATCTTGCTGAGAATTCAACTCATGGTGCCTGCCTTCTTTCTGAAAATGAAGAAGTCAGCATCATGATTAATGAAGAAGACCATATAAGAATTCAATGCCTGTTTCCAGGGTTTCAGCTTTCTGAAGCCTTAAGTATGGCGAATGAAATTGATGATTGGCTGGAGGAAGAAGCCGATTATGCATTTGATGAAAATATTGGCTTTTTAACAAGCTGTCCCACAAATGTAGGAACAGGGCTCAGGGCATCCGTTATGATGCATTTGCCGGGCCTCGTTCTCACACAGCAAATGAACCGGATTATTCCGGCAATTAGCCAGCTTGGTTTAGTTGTTAGAGGAATTTACGGGGAAGGCAGCGAAGCTTTAGGTAACATCTTTCAAGTTTCAAACCAGATCACTCTCGGAAAATCAGAAGAGGATATCGCTGAGGATCTGAAAAGTGTTGTCAGTCAGCTGATTTCTCAGGAAAGATCGGCAAGGGAAGCATTAGCAAAGACTTCTAACATACAATTAGAAGACAGAGTCTTCCGCTCTTTTGGCATTTTATCAAATAGCCGGATCATTGAATCAAAGGAAGCAGCACAATGCTTGTCTGATGTTCGCCTGGGGATTGATATGCAGTACATCAAAAACATATCAAAAAATATTTTGAATGAGCTGATGATCCTGACACAGCCCGGATTCCTGCAGCAATATGCAGGCGGGCCGCTCAGGCCGCATGAACGCGATATCCGCAGGGCTTCATTAATTAGGGAAAGATTAAAAATGGAAGATCAAGAGTTGGGAGGATGA